The window AGTTGTGAAGATATTGAGCATGGTCACCAACTCAGCCAGCGCAATCAATACATACATACTACTGTGGCTGGAGATTGGAGTGATGCGCCATCGATGTGTCTGTTCCAAGAGGGCACCGAGGAGTATGATTGGTGGATTAGTGTCCAAAGTCAAGATGGGAACTCCAATGCTCCACCCAATGGCAATGGAAACACTGCTACAACACCAAAGTCTTGTCCTGTTTTTGATGTGACTCCTCGGGCTCCAATCTCAACAGAAGCACAAGCTCCAGTGTTTGATGTGACACCAATCTCCATGGCTCCATTCTCGAGCGGGGATGCAGGTATGCCCTACTACTAGTTTGTTTTTGAACAAATCTCTGCTCGCAACATTTTTCTAGAAAATCAATTTTTCCTTTGTTTTTGTAAGATGGACCATTGAAAACACAAGAAGAGCCAGTTGTTCTAGTTAGCAGCAGGGAACCAAGTCCGGACCTCAACAAGGAGAAGTTGAAGAGTAAGGACGAGAATAAGCTCAATAGCAAGAAAAGAGTAGGGAGTCCAATGTCAGCCGGATCAAAGTACAAGAAAATCAAGACAGATTCAAAGATGGAAGCAATGTACCAGTACTATGTCATGAAGAggtacaagatgaagaagatgaagagaggGGAAATTGAGTAAGTGTCATCTTTTTACTGATTTTTGCTTCCATCATGTTGTTATCTCATATTTATTACATTTTCGCCTTTGTCAAAACGCTCCACTCTAATTTTTTGTGCTCCATCCTTCTTGTTGCAGGCCTCCTTTCATTAGGATTGGTGATTTCCACATTACCTACCCCAACTTCCAGAAGTCGTTGAAGCCACGTGCTCAGATTTGCAACGAAGTCATGTCTTTATTCATCGAAACCTTCAACATTGAACAATTgtcgtcttcaaagaagcagaagaaaTTTGCTTTCTCTGTTTTAATGAGTGTTAGTTCATCTATTGTTGCTCCGTTTTATTGCCATCAGTTTTCTAGAGTTTTATGCCCTATTTGCAGAAGTTATCCATCATTTTTTCTCATGTCTTCTCCTTATGTCCAATGTGTTGCAGCTTCAACTCTCTGTCCACCCAGAAGTTTTTGATCCGAGTGTTTGTGCAAGAGAGCTGAGGAAGGCGTGCCAAAATTTTCAGATTTCAGGTTTCGACCTAGTAAGTCTGCTCCCAACATTTTTTTACTCAATTTTTCTATGCTCCCTATAGTTTATTCCATTTTAACATATATCTTGTCTTTACTTCTTTTCTAGCTTTTCTTCACCATCGTCCGTGATGGCCACTGAATTGTCTGTGTGGTTAACCTCTTGCACAAGGAGTTCAATATGTTTGACTCTTTGGATGACGGGAAATTGGACGTTGCTGCAAGGAATCTGGCAAGTAACACTTTTTATATTTTTCTATGTGTAGTTTTCATTTGTTTATTAAAATGAAAAAAGCAGATCCCCCAATGAACACATGCTCAATTTTTTGTTGNNNNNNNNNNNNNNNNNNNNNNNNNNNNNNNNNNNNNNNNNNNNNNNNNNNNNNNNNNNNNNNNNNNNNNNNNNNNNNNNNNNNNNNNNNNNNNNNNNNNNNNNNNNNNNNNNNNNNNNNNNNNNNNNNNNNNNNNNNNNNNNNNNNNNNNNNNNNNNNNNNNNNNNNNNNNNNNNNNNNNNNNNNNNNNNNNNNNNNNNNNNNNNNNNNNNNNNNNNNNNNNNNNNNNNNNNNNNNNNNNNNNNNNNNNNNNNNNNNNNNNNNNNNNNNNNNNNNNNNNNNNNNNNNNNNNNNNNNNNNNNNNNNNNNNNNNNNNNNNNNNNNNNNNNNNNNNNNNNNNNNNNNNNNNNNNNNNNNNNNNNNNNNNNNNNNNNNNNNNNNNNNNNNNNNNNNNNNNNNNNNNNNNNNNNNNNNNNNNNNNNNNNNNNNNNNNNNNNNNNNNNNNNNNNNNNNNNNNNNNNNNNNNNNNNNNNNNNNNNNNNTTTTTTTATGCTAATGTTTCATATTTCTGCAGTTTATCAATTTCAAGAGGATTGCTACCGAAGAGTCGGATTTCACAGTGGATCTATCTTCTTTCAAAACAGACTGGCCCGTGCTTGACTACCCACAACAATCAACTCAGTAAGTCTAATCATACACCCCATCCATAAAAGTATTGTTTTTCGATGTCCTTTTTATGTAAAACCTTAAACCTTTTTCtcaacccaattttttttatgtATGGTGCAATGAAAACAGCTTTGATTGTGGATTGTTTTCAACAATGTACCTTGAAAATTTTGATGGCCAAATGATGAAAGATTTCAAGAAGGTAAAAATTTGATGATCTTGCTTTTTTGGTACTTTTTCATAAGTTTGCGTCTCTGATAATGTTTGGTTTATTCTTTCTCCATTTTTTCACCTTTTTAATGCAGCAAAATATGCTTGATGTGCGGAAGACCATTGCTTCGAAGCTGTTTTTCCATCCTTTGAACAAGGTCTTCCCTGCTGATGTGCATAAGGCGATCATAGCGGCTTGAAGGAAGTGACCACATCGCATTGTAGAAGGCGTTTGCAGCGGCCTTGAAGATGCAACTTTGCAATTTTGGGCAATTCATTTCGCTAGTAGTGCATCTCTGTTATCTTTGTGTGCCAAATGAGACTCCATGTAATGAAACCAGATGTTGGGCTCTTTTGGATGGCTGGAATAATTATCAGTAGTTTGTAGTAAGGAAACATATTTTTTTTGTTTCGAGATTTGATGGAAGCTATAACTATGTGGTGAATTTGTAAGCAACTTATAATTTTTTCGCTGTTTGGTGCTCAAGTTTTACAAGTTCATGGAATGCTTTTCATTTTTTTGGGTTTTCATGTGTGTTTTTCTACCATGTGCTTCCTTATGTTGTCACAAAATCAGCCACAATGTTAAGGAATCGGAATGGCTAGAGGAAGCATGTTCATGAAACATTTTTTGTACAATTTCTTTTTTTGAAGCAACAGCTTTTTGTGATAAATGTTGCTGGAAGAAGCATTCTGGGAGATTTTGCAACTAAGCAGTGAGCGCTAGAAGCATTCTCAAAAAAATTTActtgaaattattttgagagaatcaACACATGTTGAGAAACTCATTTTTATTTAATAACTGAGAATTATGTAACATTATTTAAAATAGATCCTTCTCAACTCACCACAGTAAGAATGCTTCATAATTTTTTCGCCGTCACCTTTTTTTGTAGCAGCAATATGAACTTTTTGAACATACATGGTTTTTTGAGAAGTAACATGAGTAGTAACACGAGCAATATGAGCAGCAACATGAGCAGTAATATGAACCAAAATCTCTGACAAAGTGCACATAATTTTTCAGTACTTCTACCCAATACAAATATGTGCTACTTTCGAAACTACACTTTTAAAATTGCTAATACATGAAATTCAACTACAGATGACCCTGTTGAGCATGTCCCTCGACTTTTGCCATCGCAGCTTTAAAGTGAATGCATGATTGCATTGTGTGGCCTTCCTCGGAGCAAAACTGACATTTTTTTGTAAGATTAGTAGCCATCATTGCCTTGTACTCACGGAATGACTCACAGGTTTTGATAGTGTGTTCTTCTTCACTGCAAAATGAACAAGTAACTTTCCTCCTAGGTTTTGGCTTGCTCGATGACTCCATGTTGTCTTCTTTCTTGCTTTCTTTCTTGGATGCTTTTTTGCTTTCTTTCTTGGCTTCTTTCTGAAGCTTCTTCTTATGCTCCTCTTCTCGCTGCTCCAACAATGTCTTTTTTCTTTTTGCTCGTTCTGTTGGTCGACCTTGCTTCGGCACACGAGCAGGATTTTGTAGCGGTGCTGATGGTTGTGGGTTTGCTCCAATTTCATCATTAGATTCACCTGCTCGAGGGGGTTGTTGCTGCTGCACCACATCTTTCCTTGCCATTTGCTCTTTTTTCATTGAAGCAACTATGGGCCAGAGCTGCTTCATCACATCTGTCAGTAAGTTGTAAGCTGGATCAACAGAGCATGCTTCTGCTGCCAATGCATTCATGTCTCTACACAGTGAGTTGTACTTGAGAGTGTTTGTTTCTGGTAGTCCAAACTCAAGGAACCTCCCAGATGTGTCCATGTTTGTCGTAGCTGCTTCGGACCACCTTTCCAGCATGTATCTACTTGGAATTTCTTGCACATTTAGCTGTATCATCACCCTTATGATGTGTGAGCAAAGCACACCATTCATCTCAAAGTAATGGCAGCTACATGAGTACAGCCCCTCTTCTATCATAGCATGCACATGGTACAACTTTGGATTATCATACAAGTTTGAGTAAAGCTCAAACATGATACCTTCCTGCTCAAGATTAGGCACTTGGTTGATTATATAAGATGTTGATGCTGCCACTTGCTCTTGGAACTTGCCAAAGATGCTGCGTGTGTAGAAGTTAACAGCTTGGCGCTCTATTCTGTATCGACCCCATAGGGGTGCTGTTGTCGTTTCTCTAGTGAAAGCAGCATTATCTTCACGGTCTAGCATTGTTTCTTGTAGGAGTTCATACTGCCTTACAAATGTGAAAACCGAGTTTTGTGGATGCACCAACGTTTTGAAATAAGAATTCAGCCCTTCCGATCTCCCGGTTGTGCTTATGAAAGGGAAGAAATCATTTTTGAAGTATGCAGGAGCCCATGTCTGACGGCATTCCCACATGTTTTGTAAGTGCCTATTCTCCGTGTATTCGAAGCAATGCAACATGTGTTGCCATGTTTCTTCAAATTCATCCACTGTCTCAGATTCATTGATGCATTCATAGAAAGCTTTCTCAAAAATTGAATCCCTTGTAAGCATCCTCCCAAG is drawn from Triticum dicoccoides isolate Atlit2015 ecotype Zavitan chromosome 4A, WEW_v2.0, whole genome shotgun sequence and contains these coding sequences:
- the LOC119283483 gene encoding protein FAR1-RELATED SEQUENCE 5-like; translation: MDRSSGAPSSSRKARSAPILDGEPISRSGAARELCDPPVFSAEASRASSSQSLDAGAGGDDDESYVVGRISAANGVSMEGMINDGDIQQDVDDADDDAISSQPLVPYVGMTFDSVDDARKFYNTYAFRHGFGIRTSASKNSQARGSTKLISRTFTCVHARTDGSKSESDSTTESIATESSNTGKRPGLWMNMADTRKRNMLQQKVRFYRSHRKIPREDLQMIRTLHERNLSTSDCMGILGDCHGGDQRRLGYVKRDVSNARSEMRQTMAFQDMAMTIEYFERRQAESPQFFYATQVNKETNEVEALFWVDGRTRALYPKYKDCVFFDTTFCTNKYNMPFAPIVGIDNHLQTIVLGCALLPNEQTETFKWVFRQWLLAMNNEYPTNLMTDQCRAMETAISDVFPHTIHRCCRWHVQRKAREKLGRMLTRDSIFEKAFYECINESETVDEFEETWQHMLHCFEYTENRHLQNMWECRQTWAPAYFKNDFFPFISTTGRSEGLNSYFKTLVHPQNSVFTFVRQYELLQETMLDREDNAAFTRETTTAPLWGRYRIERQAVNFYTRSIFGKFQEQVAASTSYIINQVPNLEQEGIMFELYSNLYDNPKLYHVHAMIEEGLYSCSCHYFEMNGVLCSHIIRVMIQLNVQEIPSRYMLERWSEAATTNMDTSGRFLEFGLPETNTLKYNSLCRDMNALAAEACSVDPAYNLLTDVMKQLWPIVASMKKEQMARKDVVQQQQPPRAGESNDEIGANPQPSAPLQNPARVPKQGRPTERAKRKKTLLEQREEEHKKKLQKEAKKESKKASKKESKKEDNMESSSKPKPRRKVTCSFCSEEEHTIKTCESFREYKAMMATNLTKKCQFCSEEGHTMQSCIHFKAAMAKVEGHAQQGHL